The Phycisphaerales bacterium genome includes a region encoding these proteins:
- the xerC gene encoding tyrosine recombinase XerC has translation MSDQASLVQQFINYLRAERHFSPHTAKCYAADLQQFCGYLCLPAKAAVAEPGNGNGNGNQRELDMSKLAPPAEALGEDLNRKLLEVQTDDVRAFMSELREHNYCRSTVARKLATLRSFYKFLVRRGYLQANPVAPIRTPKQDKRLPKCLEIDQIEKLLANPDTTTLLGARDRAMLEVLYSTGMRVSELIALDVGDVDLTTNVVRVAGKGKKRRVIPLGPGAVQTILHFLDLRRNDARSGAFDQDALFINKHGQRLSTRSVRRKLDKYLLDAGLDLTVSPHTLRHSFATHMLRRGADLRSVQEMLGHQSLSTTQIYTHLSGQTVKENYDKSHPRA, from the coding sequence ATGAGCGATCAAGCCAGTCTCGTACAACAGTTCATCAACTACCTACGGGCGGAGCGGCACTTCTCGCCCCACACGGCCAAGTGCTACGCCGCCGACCTCCAGCAGTTCTGCGGGTACCTGTGCCTGCCTGCCAAGGCAGCCGTCGCCGAACCCGGCAACGGCAATGGCAACGGGAACCAGCGCGAGCTCGACATGTCGAAGCTGGCGCCGCCGGCGGAGGCGCTGGGCGAGGATCTGAACCGCAAGCTGCTCGAAGTCCAAACCGACGACGTGCGGGCGTTCATGTCCGAACTGCGCGAACACAATTACTGTCGTAGCACCGTGGCCCGCAAGCTCGCCACGCTGCGCAGCTTCTACAAGTTCCTGGTGCGGCGCGGCTATCTTCAGGCCAACCCGGTCGCCCCCATCCGCACACCCAAGCAGGACAAGCGGCTGCCGAAGTGCCTCGAGATCGACCAGATCGAGAAGCTGCTCGCCAACCCTGACACCACCACGTTGCTCGGGGCCCGCGACCGCGCCATGCTCGAGGTGCTCTACTCCACCGGAATGCGCGTCAGTGAACTGATCGCACTCGACGTCGGTGACGTGGACCTCACCACCAATGTGGTGCGCGTGGCCGGCAAGGGCAAGAAACGCCGCGTCATTCCGCTCGGCCCCGGGGCGGTGCAAACCATCCTGCACTTCCTCGATCTGCGCCGGAACGACGCCCGCAGCGGCGCCTTCGATCAGGACGCGCTGTTCATAAACAAGCACGGCCAGCGCCTCAGTACCCGAAGTGTCCGCCGCAAGCTGGACAAGTACCTGCTCGACGCTGGCCTCGATCTTACCGTCAGTCCTCATACCCTCCGGCACAGCTTCGCCACGCACATGCTGCGGCGCGGAGCCGACCTGCGGAGCGTACAGGAAATGCTCGGCCACCAGAGTCTGAGTACGACCCAGATCTACACGCACCTGAGCGGCCAGACCGTCAAAGAGAACTACGACAAGTCGCACCCGCGCGCCTGA